One stretch of Chitinophaga pendula DNA includes these proteins:
- the porY gene encoding sensor histidine kinase, whose amino-acid sequence MKLLHRATRDFLLATTVILVFAGVGLYFFLKKLVKEEMQEQLRLQAAIVSEEWHSGQHLRAPFAQIDLTSLPVTAAPVFGDTLIYDAIQHEHEGYHYLKQVNEIDGQRYQIMVMTTYIGWDKYYKTIFYVLLFTVFILAASGVLINYVSNKRIWGPFFLNLQRLKQYSVSNPAPLQLYDSPIKEFNELRMTLKDLADRSRREYISLREFTENASHEIQTPLGIILSKLDRMSQLEVNEEMAQCIVQAKSGVERLSRMNKNLLLLAKLDNNAFESRTPIRMDELLQQHLTLMDDLFAPKAIHFTVMALPTVVYADPYLCDILISNLLVNAIRHTRPSGSAYFKISPAAMVFSNEAPPLDFPVEQLFGRFKKGVKNNEFTGLGLAIVKEICNFYDWNILYKYEGGHHSFIISF is encoded by the coding sequence ATGAAGTTATTACATCGGGCTACCCGTGATTTCCTGCTTGCCACAACTGTTATACTTGTATTTGCAGGCGTAGGGCTTTATTTTTTTCTGAAGAAGCTTGTAAAGGAAGAGATGCAGGAACAGCTGCGATTGCAGGCTGCTATCGTCAGCGAAGAATGGCATTCAGGGCAACATCTGAGAGCACCATTTGCGCAAATCGATCTTACTTCATTACCGGTAACTGCAGCGCCGGTATTCGGAGATACCTTGATATATGATGCTATACAACACGAACATGAAGGGTATCATTACCTGAAACAGGTAAATGAGATAGATGGACAGCGGTACCAGATCATGGTCATGACCACTTACATCGGCTGGGATAAATATTATAAGACCATATTTTATGTATTACTATTTACGGTATTTATACTTGCAGCGTCCGGTGTCCTGATAAATTATGTATCCAACAAACGGATATGGGGGCCGTTTTTCCTTAACCTGCAACGCCTGAAACAATACTCTGTCAGTAATCCGGCACCTTTGCAGCTATATGATTCTCCTATAAAAGAGTTCAACGAACTCCGGATGACGCTTAAAGACCTGGCAGATAGAAGTCGCCGTGAGTATATTTCTTTGCGTGAGTTTACGGAGAATGCCTCTCATGAGATACAAACGCCGTTAGGCATCATTTTGTCTAAACTGGACAGGATGAGCCAGCTGGAGGTAAATGAAGAAATGGCACAATGTATCGTACAGGCAAAATCCGGTGTAGAGCGATTAAGCAGGATGAACAAAAATCTACTGCTCCTGGCGAAACTTGATAATAATGCTTTTGAAAGCAGAACGCCTATACGAATGGATGAATTGCTACAACAGCACCTGACGCTTATGGATGATCTATTTGCGCCCAAAGCGATCCATTTTACGGTGATGGCTTTGCCTACTGTCGTTTATGCCGATCCATATCTGTGTGATATACTTATATCGAATCTGCTGGTGAATGCTATCAGGCATACACGGCCATCAGGGAGTGCATATTTTAAAATATCGCCAGCGGCTATGGTATTTTCAAATGAGGCGCCGCCACTTGATTTTCCGGTTGAACAGTTATTTGGCCGGTTTAAAAAAGGCGTAAAAAATAATGAATTTACCGGGCTGGGATTGGCCATTGTGAAAGAGATCTGTAACTTCTACGATTGGAATATTCTCTATAAATATGAGGGCGGTCATCATAGTTTTATCATATCATTTTGA
- a CDS encoding MBL fold metallo-hydrolase yields MNRNQVYLKPNVVLEPLYDRWYAWSHLISPATAAMNVVGRHLNIIDSFIAAPDIHEDAVKNPKMKGGPFMDIPVKRVEEIKELQRQTLEGQQQVISFAKAVKELDKLLSTEAQGFGLETLYEKVPAALKGYVELHYDRNNHADFRFFESLLYKSPYYNRRSQSIALWLTNNDHRPFCLSTPRLDEPNILHLPITFDHAGIDILSAMKRKAGNLDEISEILGVPAAQQALFDTFFTNEAPPVYKKYTGDKIRMRYFGHACILVETRDVSILVDPLVSYYGYDSELEHFSDADLPDVIDYVLITHNHQDHILFETLLPLRHKIKNLIVPRTSSGKLEDPDLELMFRNIGFKQVTAVNEMETIEFADTTITGLPFIGEHSDLNIQTKSCFLVEISGFRLLFLADSRIVEAQLYKHIFDQIGKVDVMFLGMECDGAPLTWLYGPLITKKLSREQDGSRRLAGSDCQKGVALVDIFDPQELYVYAMGMEPWLEFISSIKYTDESNPIIQSNQLIKQCNERGIVAERLYGEKELLYERKEALIAE; encoded by the coding sequence ATGAATAGGAATCAAGTCTACCTTAAACCCAACGTGGTATTGGAACCTCTTTATGACAGATGGTACGCCTGGAGTCATCTTATTTCACCAGCCACCGCTGCGATGAACGTTGTAGGACGGCATCTTAACATCATTGACTCTTTTATTGCAGCACCGGATATTCATGAAGATGCGGTGAAAAATCCGAAGATGAAAGGTGGTCCCTTTATGGACATACCTGTAAAGCGCGTAGAAGAAATCAAGGAGCTGCAACGCCAGACGCTAGAGGGTCAGCAGCAGGTAATCAGTTTTGCAAAAGCGGTTAAAGAACTGGATAAATTATTATCCACAGAAGCACAGGGGTTTGGCTTGGAAACGTTATACGAAAAGGTACCTGCTGCATTGAAAGGATATGTAGAGCTGCATTATGACAGGAATAACCATGCAGATTTTCGTTTTTTTGAATCCCTTTTATATAAGAGTCCTTACTATAACCGGCGCTCCCAAAGTATCGCGTTATGGCTCACCAATAATGACCACCGTCCTTTCTGTCTCAGCACGCCCAGGTTGGATGAACCCAATATCTTACATCTTCCCATCACATTTGACCATGCTGGCATCGATATACTGTCTGCAATGAAGCGCAAAGCAGGCAACCTGGATGAGATCAGTGAGATTTTAGGTGTACCTGCAGCACAGCAAGCACTTTTTGATACTTTCTTCACTAACGAAGCGCCCCCTGTCTATAAGAAATATACGGGCGACAAGATCCGTATGCGTTATTTCGGTCATGCTTGCATACTTGTAGAAACGAGAGATGTAAGTATACTGGTAGATCCATTAGTTAGTTATTATGGCTATGATTCAGAGCTCGAGCATTTCTCCGATGCTGATCTGCCAGACGTAATTGATTATGTACTGATCACCCACAATCACCAGGATCATATCCTGTTTGAAACCCTTTTACCCTTACGTCACAAGATCAAAAACCTGATTGTACCCCGTACTTCCAGTGGTAAGCTGGAAGATCCGGACCTGGAGTTGATGTTCAGGAATATCGGTTTTAAGCAGGTGACCGCGGTAAACGAAATGGAGACTATTGAGTTTGCCGATACAACCATTACGGGTTTGCCATTTATAGGAGAACACAGTGATTTAAACATACAGACGAAGTCCTGTTTTCTTGTAGAGATCAGTGGCTTCCGGTTATTGTTCCTGGCAGATTCAAGGATTGTCGAAGCACAGTTGTATAAACACATATTCGATCAGATCGGAAAAGTAGATGTGATGTTCCTGGGAATGGAGTGCGATGGTGCTCCTCTCACCTGGCTATATGGCCCCCTCATTACGAAAAAGCTAAGCCGTGAACAGGATGGCAGCCGTCGTCTTGCTGGTTCGGATTGTCAGAAAGGGGTGGCACTTGTGGATATATTTGATCCACAGGAATTGTATGTGTATGCTATGGGGATGGAGCCCTGGCTGGAATTTATCAGCAGTATCAAATATACCGATGAATCAAACCCGATCATACAATCGAATCAGCTGATCAAACAATGTAATGAACGCGGCATCGTGGCTGAGCGGCTTTATGGAGAGAAGGAATTGTTGTATGAACGCAAAGAGGCATTAATAGCCGAATAA
- a CDS encoding response regulator transcription factor codes for MKLLLVEDEPLLMEEMERYLSEQGYRCEKAYDFEQGEDKIMLYRYEIVVLDITLPGGSGMQLLDLLKKVHHDTGVLIISAKDSLTDKITGLKMGADDYITKPFHLEELNARISALIRRKNFNGQNHLYIDDLIVDPIGQEVWYKDQVVHLTRKEYELLLYFIINKNRVVSKQSIAEHLWGDHYNIADNYDAVYVHMVNVRKKLSAYAGKDYIKTVYGMGYKFVIP; via the coding sequence ATGAAGCTATTACTTGTCGAAGATGAACCGTTGCTAATGGAGGAGATGGAGCGCTATTTATCAGAACAGGGATATCGTTGTGAAAAGGCATATGATTTTGAGCAAGGAGAGGACAAGATTATGTTATATAGGTATGAAATAGTCGTGCTGGATATTACATTACCAGGTGGAAGCGGCATGCAGCTCCTGGACCTGCTTAAAAAAGTGCACCACGATACGGGGGTGTTGATTATATCTGCGAAAGATTCGCTGACAGACAAGATCACCGGTCTCAAGATGGGCGCGGATGACTACATTACTAAACCTTTCCATTTGGAAGAGTTGAATGCCCGTATTAGCGCGTTGATACGAAGAAAAAATTTCAACGGACAAAATCACCTGTATATTGATGACCTGATAGTAGATCCTATCGGGCAGGAAGTGTGGTACAAAGATCAGGTCGTCCATCTTACGCGGAAAGAATACGAGCTCCTGTTGTATTTTATTATTAATAAAAACAGGGTGGTAAGTAAACAGTCCATAGCGGAGCATCTGTGGGGAGATCATTATAATATCGCAGATAATTACGACGCTGTATATGTACATATGGTAAATGTCCGCAAGAAGTTGTCAGCCTATGCGGGTAAAGATTATATTAAAACGGTCTATGGTATGGGGTATAAATTTGTCATCCCATGA
- a CDS encoding winged helix-turn-helix transcriptional regulator: MKVLIIETDDALFRKVEKYLRVEGHWSDYLSTPALAAAALGIFSYDAIIYNVADMDSEAQKLLQFLRHSSYGPRTILTVESGEFTGEIRQRCEGILILKKPYSLRELYLSLQAITGTGYRQQDEVITCNELIVDVPGRTVTVKDNRIDLTRKEFDLLCYLMSNRSKVISKNALANYLANAEHTIVSGFGFLYAHMKNLKRKLKVAGCTDYIQTVYGIGYRFEAQ, translated from the coding sequence ATGAAAGTATTGATAATAGAAACGGATGATGCACTTTTTAGAAAAGTGGAAAAGTATCTCAGGGTAGAGGGCCATTGGAGTGATTATCTCTCCACACCTGCATTGGCCGCCGCCGCTTTGGGTATATTCAGTTACGACGCTATTATTTATAATGTGGCGGATATGGACAGTGAGGCACAAAAGTTACTCCAGTTTTTAAGGCATTCTTCATATGGCCCCAGAACGATCCTGACAGTAGAATCCGGTGAGTTTACAGGTGAAATACGGCAGCGGTGTGAAGGTATATTGATACTTAAGAAACCTTACTCGCTGAGGGAATTATATTTATCCCTGCAAGCAATTACGGGTACAGGATACCGGCAGCAGGATGAGGTGATAACATGTAATGAACTGATCGTAGATGTACCCGGAAGGACTGTTACGGTGAAAGATAACAGAATAGACCTGACCCGGAAGGAATTTGATCTCTTATGTTATCTTATGAGCAATAGGTCAAAAGTAATATCGAAAAATGCGCTGGCCAATTATCTGGCCAATGCAGAGCATACGATCGTATCCGGATTCGGATTCCTGTATGCGCATATGAAAAATCTGAAACGCAAATTAAAGGTAGCGGGCTGTACCGATTATATCCAGACGGTTTACGGCATTGGTTATCGCTTCGAAGCCCAGTAA
- the nusG gene encoding transcription termination/antitermination protein NusG has product MQTTANWYLIYTKPRHEKKVAIQLENRGVTHLFPTTSVVKQWHDRKKIVTEPLFASYIFTFIRDSQEFYDVSDMDGVLKYIKFGKEIAVVPPTTIQNLQILMSGDATMEVVATTFQRGQHVVITSGPLCGIRGEIIAYKGCQKILVRISIIMRHILLDVSPDHLQPVGKDAPAFLRQ; this is encoded by the coding sequence ATGCAAACTACAGCCAACTGGTATCTGATCTATACGAAACCCAGACATGAAAAGAAAGTAGCCATACAATTGGAAAACAGAGGTGTCACTCACTTATTTCCTACCACCAGCGTAGTCAAGCAGTGGCATGATCGTAAAAAGATTGTCACCGAGCCACTGTTCGCTTCCTACATTTTCACATTTATACGCGATTCTCAGGAGTTCTATGACGTGTCGGATATGGACGGTGTGCTGAAGTATATAAAATTCGGAAAAGAAATTGCTGTTGTACCTCCCACCACTATTCAAAACCTGCAAATCTTAATGAGTGGAGATGCTACCATGGAAGTTGTAGCCACTACCTTTCAGCGGGGGCAGCATGTGGTTATCACAAGCGGGCCTTTGTGTGGTATCCGGGGTGAGATAATTGCTTACAAAGGATGCCAGAAGATATTAGTGCGTATTTCAATTATCATGCGACATATTCTACTGGATGTTTCTCCCGACCATTTGCAGCCAGTAGGTAAAGATGCACCTGCATTCCTTCGTCAATAA